The sequence GGTGAGCGAGACAATCTCATTCTGCCGCAGTGGACTTCGGAAGCCGTAGACAAGGCGTGTGCGCAGGGCGACGTCATCGAGTTCGAATCCCGACCCGGGGAGGGTCACGCCGACGGACGGGCCGTGCCCGGTGCCGTGCAATGGATTGCCGACCGCTTCGCCGGTGAGCAGGCGCCGAACACCTGTGACGGCGGCGCACGGTGAGCGAATCGGTGATCGACCGACTGCGGGCGTTGTGCCTGGCGTTGCCCGAGGCGACCGAACGCGTCAGTCACGGCGAACCCGCGTGGTTCGTCCGCCGGGCACCCCAATTCGCAACTCTCGCAGACCATCACCACGACGACCGCTTGTCCTTCTGGGCCGCCGCTCCCGCAGGCGCGCAGCAGGACTGGGTTCGGCGCGACGAGGAACGCTTCTTCGTACCGCCGTACGTCGGCGGGCGCGGGTGGGTAGGCGTGTACCTCGACGTGCCGCAGGATTGGCGCGACCTCGCCGACATCGTGGAGGAGGCCTACCGCACCGTGGCCCCGAAAACGCTGATCGCTCGACTGGACGCCGGAGAATGAGCCGTCGCGGGCTGCTGCAGTGGTTGCGGGCGAGGCAGGAGCTGACCACACCCACCGAACGAGCGGTCCACACCACCCTGCACACGGCGTCGCTGGCGGCCGGATCGTTGCGGCGGGGACTCGACGAGACTTCGGCCCAGGAGGCGGCGCCGCATCTGCGCCTGCTTACGGGCGCCCAGGCCCTCGCGATCTTCGATGCCGCCGGACACCTCCTCGCCTGGAACGGCCCCCATGAGGCGTTGGCGGAACAACTCCACGACGCGGCGAGCCGGGCGGTCGACGGTGAGCGCCGGGTGCTCGTTGCCTACGGCGGACTGGTTCGCAGCGCCGGTGACCACGGGGTGCGGGCGCTGATCGCCCAGCCCCTGCTCATCGAGGCCACCGGCGTGGTGGGAGTGCTCGGGGTGGTCACCACGGAGGACCCGGGGCCCGGCATGCTGGGCGCCGTCACGGAGGTGGCCCGATACGCGTGCAGTCAGATCGAACTGGCCGACCTGGATGCGTCTCGCGCGCGACTCGACCGCGCCGAGGTGCGGGCGCTGCGCGCACAGATCAGCCCGCACTTCATCTACAACGCGTTGAACACGGTGGCGTCGTTCGTGCGCACCGATCCCGACCGGGCCAGGGAACTGATCCTCGAGTTCGCCGATTTCACCCGGTATTCGTTCCGGTCGGCGGGGGAGTACACCCTGCTGGCGGACGAACTCCGCAACATCGACCGTTACCTCACCCTCGAACGCGCCCGATTCGGTGACACCCTGGCCGTCACCCTGCAAGTGGCCCCCGAGGTGCTCAATGTGGTGCTGCCGTTTCTCGCGCTGCAACCGCTGGTGGAGAACGCGGTGCGGCACGGCATCTCCGGCAAACCCGAGGGCGGCACCGTCACCATTGTCGCAGCCGACGAGGGTACGGACTGCGTGATCAGCGTGGAGGACGACGGAATCGGGATGGACCCGGAACTGCTGCGGTCGGGGTCGCTCGACGCGGTCGCCGAGTCGTCCGGCATGAAGGAGGCGGCGCACGTCGGGCTCGCCAACGTCGACGACCGGCTGCGCGCCGCCTTCGGCAACGACTACGGGCTGGTCGTGGAGACCGCGCCCGGGGCGGGCACCAAGGTGAGCATGCGCGTTCCCAAGTTCCGGCAGGGGATCCGCCCGTGACCCGGCGGGGTCCGTGCGAAAATCGATTCCGTTGTGAATGACACTGACGACATGGCCCCCCGAGCGTCCGGAAGCGATGCGCCGCTCACCGTGCTGGCCGTCGACGACGAGAAACCCGCCCTCGACGAGTTGGCGTTCCTGCTGCGCGCGCAGGATGCCGTCGGGGAAATCCGCACTGCAGGGGAGGCCACGACGGCGTTGCGCATCCTCCGGGACGGGAACATCGACGCCGTGTTCCTCGACATCAACATGCCGGGACTCGACGGCCTCGAACTGGCCGGCATCCTGTCGAACTTCGCGTCGCCCCCACCGGTCGTGTTCGTCACCGCACACGACGACCGGGCTGTGGACGCGTTCGACCTCGGTGCCGTCGACTATTTGCTCAAACCGTTGCGCGAGGAACGTCTCGCCGAGTCCGTGCGGCGGATCGTCGAAGGTCGGCGGCGGCGACAGGAACCCGCCGCACCGGGGGCGGTGTCCGACGAGGTGATCCCGGTCGAGCTCGGCGGCGTCACCACTCTGGTACACCGTTCGTCGGTGGAGTGGGTGGAAGCCGACGGTGACTACGCGCGACTGCACACCGCCGACCGTTCACATCTCGTGCGCATCCCGATCTCCGCGCTGGAGGCACGCTGGGCCGATGCCGGTTTCCTCCGCGTGCACCGTTCCTACCTGGTGTCCCTGCCGCTGGTCACGGGAATTCGCACCGTCGGCAACGGCCTCGTCGTCTGTCTACGCCCGCACGGTGATCTGCCGCCCGTCGAATTGCCGGTCAGTCGACGGCACACGCGAATTCTCAAGGATCGCCTGGTCCGGGCACCGAAACAGTCATGGACCGCGCGATGAGCTCGCCCGAACGGGTTCGAGTGGTGCTGGCGCAGCGGCGTGGGGCCCGCATCGTGCGTACCCGTGTCGAGGTCCAGGAACAGACCGAGGTCGGGGACGCCATGATCCGCGGGCTCGTCCGCGCCCAGCTGTGGCTCGCTGTCCGGCTCGCCGTCTTCGCCGCGGGTCTCCTGTGCGCGGTACCGGTTGTCCTGCTGTCGTTCCCTGCGGTGTCGGAGGCCACCGTGCTGGGAATTCGCCTGCCGTGGGTGGTGCTCGGCGCCCTGGTGTATCCGGTGCTCCTGACGACCGGGTGGGTCTACATTCGGCAGGCCGAGCGCAACGAGCAGGAATTCACCGAACTCGTGGACGACTGAGCACGCCGTGACCACCGACCAGCCGATTCCCTGGCTCACGTTGGCCGGTCTGGCGGCGGCGGCCGTCGCCACCGTGGCCATCGGCATCTACGGCGTGCGGTTGGCCCGCACCACCTCCGACTTCCTGGTCGCCTCGCGTAGCGTCGGCCCGCGCTGGAACGCCGCCGCGATCTCCGGTGAATACCTCTCGGCCGCATCCTTTCTCGGAGTCGCCGGGCTCATCGCCAAGTACGGTGCCGACGCCCTGTGGTACCCGATCGGGTTCACGGCCGGATACCTGGGCCTGCTGCTGTTCGTCGCGGCGCCGCTGAGGAGGTCGGGGGCCTACACGGTGCCCGACTTCGCCGAGTTCCGGCTCGGCTCGGCTCGGGTTCGTACCCTCGCCATGATCGTCGTCGCCGTCGTCTGCGCGCTGTACCTCGTCCCGCAGTTCCAGGGGGCCGGCCTCACCCTGAACATCCTCCTCGGCGTCCCGAGCTGGGTCGGAGCGGCGGTGGTCGGGGTCATCGTCATCGCCAACGTGGTGGGCGGCGGCATGCGGTCCGTCACCTTCGTGCAGGCGTTCCAGTACTGGCTCAAACTGACCGCGGTCGCGATACCGGGGCTGGTGTTGTCGGTGTACTTCTTGGCCGACTCCCACGAGTTGGGTGCACTCGCACCGCCCACCGTCGACGAGCAGACCACCGTCGACATCACCACCGACGTCGTCGTGCAGGTTTCGGCTCCCGTCACGGTCGGGGGGTCGGGAACGATCGACGGAGTGGAGAACTCGGAAGATGTCACGCTCGCACCCGGTGAACACCATCTCGGCGAGGGCACGTCGATGATCCTCGAAGCGGGGTCGCCCGTACCCGTCGTCGCGGGCGCACCGGCCGACAACTCCGACTGGATCACGCCCGGATGGGGTTTCGGGGGCGGGCACCCGACATATCAGGTGTATTCGCTGATCATTGCCACATTCCTCGGCACGCTCGGGCTTCCGCACGTCCTGGTCCGGTTCTACACCAATCCCGACGGACGGGCGGCGCGGTTGACGTCCCTCGCCGTCGTCGGACTGCTCGGGGTGTTCTACCTGTTCCCGACGCTGCTCGGCGTGTTCGCGCGGTTGTACGTGCCACAACTGCTGATCACCGGCACCTCCGACGCCGCGGTGCTCCTGCTGCCCGGCTCGGTGTTCTCCGGTTGGGGGGGTCAGCTGCTGGCCGCGCTCGTCGCCGCCGGTGCGATCGCCGCCTTCCTGTCCACGTCGTCCGGACTGCTCGTGAGCATCGCGGGGGTCCTCAGCACCGATGTGCTGCGCGGACGGGTCCGCGACTTCCGGATTGCCGCGACCCTCGCCGGGGTGGTGCCACTGGCGCTGTCGTTGGCGGTGACGTCGCTCGACCTGTCCCGAACTGTCGGCCTGGTCTTCGCGGTCGCAGCGTCGACGCTGTGCCCCTTGCTGGTCCTCGGCATCTGGTGGCGCGGACTCACTGCGGCCGGGGCGGGCGCCGGGATGACGGCCGGGGGACTCGTCGCCGGTACTGCCGCAGCTGTCGTCGTGGTGGGCGGCGTCCCCGACGACATCGCCGCCGGCTGGCCCGCCGCGATGGTCGCCTACCCTGCTGCGGTCAGTGTGCCGCTGGCCTTCGCCACGATGGTGCTGGTGAGCAAGATGACGAAGCGTCAGATCCCCGCCGACCTCAGCCGGATCTTCACCCGCATGCACGCCCCCGAGCGCCTCGGTGTCGGCTCCGACCGCGAGAGGGAGCTCCGCTCCCCGTGAGTGGTTGACGAGTCTCTGCGCCCCTCGGGCACGCACGAGGGTGAGGCCGCTCGTCGCGGTCGGGTAACCGTTCGGCGCACACTCCGACAGTTCGGCGTGTGACTGCCGCCACACTGTGTTGTTGTGACTCACCTCTCAGTACCGTCAATCTTCAGTTCACTTCATGCGTGCGACCAAGGAGCCAGCAGTGACCACAGCCGATATCAGCGAGGGAGCGTCGCAAAAGCGGCGCACCCCTGATGCGCAAGCTTTCCTCGATATGCAGGCGAGTCCCGAGTTCCAGGAGTTGCGGCGCCGCCTCCGTAGGTTCGTCTTCCCCATGACGGCGTTCTTCCTCGCCTGGTATGCGGCGTATGTGCTCCTGGCCACCTACGCGTCCGACTTCATGGCTACCAAGGTGCTCGGCAACATCAACCTCGGCATCATCCTCGGTCTCGGGCAGTTCGTGACCACCTTCGCGATCACCGCCCTGTACGTGCGGTTCGCCAACCGGGAACTCGATCCCCGATCCGCCGCCATCCGTGAAGAGCTGGAAGGACCCGTCAAGTGATCACCACCCTCGCGGCCGGTACCGACGTCGGCAACCCGCTCCTCAACATCGCGATCTTCGCGGCCTTCGTCGTGATCACGATGACCATCGTGATCCGTGCGAGCCGCACCACCAAGAAGGCCTCGGACTTCTACACCGGTGGCGGTCAGTTCTCCGGGCCGCAGAACGGTTTCGCCATCGCCGGCGACTACCTGTCAGCGGCGTCGTTCCTCGGTATCGCCGGAGCCATCGCGGTGTACGGGTACGACGGATTCCTGTACTCGGTGGGCTTCCTCGTCGCCTGGCTGGTGGCTCTGCTCCTGGTTGCCGAACTCCTCCGCAACACCGGCCGGTTCACGATGGCGGATGTGCTGAGCTTCCGGCTGAAACAGCGCCCGGTGCGCATGGCCGCGGCGCTCTCCACGCTCGTCGTGTCGCTG comes from Rhodococcus oxybenzonivorans and encodes:
- a CDS encoding DUF485 domain-containing protein, with amino-acid sequence MTTADISEGASQKRRTPDAQAFLDMQASPEFQELRRRLRRFVFPMTAFFLAWYAAYVLLATYASDFMATKVLGNINLGIILGLGQFVTTFAITALYVRFANRELDPRSAAIREELEGPVK
- a CDS encoding cation acetate symporter, whose protein sequence is MTTDQPIPWLTLAGLAAAAVATVAIGIYGVRLARTTSDFLVASRSVGPRWNAAAISGEYLSAASFLGVAGLIAKYGADALWYPIGFTAGYLGLLLFVAAPLRRSGAYTVPDFAEFRLGSARVRTLAMIVVAVVCALYLVPQFQGAGLTLNILLGVPSWVGAAVVGVIVIANVVGGGMRSVTFVQAFQYWLKLTAVAIPGLVLSVYFLADSHELGALAPPTVDEQTTVDITTDVVVQVSAPVTVGGSGTIDGVENSEDVTLAPGEHHLGEGTSMILEAGSPVPVVAGAPADNSDWITPGWGFGGGHPTYQVYSLIIATFLGTLGLPHVLVRFYTNPDGRAARLTSLAVVGLLGVFYLFPTLLGVFARLYVPQLLITGTSDAAVLLLPGSVFSGWGGQLLAALVAAGAIAAFLSTSSGLLVSIAGVLSTDVLRGRVRDFRIAATLAGVVPLALSLAVTSLDLSRTVGLVFAVAASTLCPLLVLGIWWRGLTAAGAGAGMTAGGLVAGTAAAVVVVGGVPDDIAAGWPAAMVAYPAAVSVPLAFATMVLVSKMTKRQIPADLSRIFTRMHAPERLGVGSDRERELRSP
- a CDS encoding LytR/AlgR family response regulator transcription factor, which translates into the protein MNDTDDMAPRASGSDAPLTVLAVDDEKPALDELAFLLRAQDAVGEIRTAGEATTALRILRDGNIDAVFLDINMPGLDGLELAGILSNFASPPPVVFVTAHDDRAVDAFDLGAVDYLLKPLREERLAESVRRIVEGRRRRQEPAAPGAVSDEVIPVELGGVTTLVHRSSVEWVEADGDYARLHTADRSHLVRIPISALEARWADAGFLRVHRSYLVSLPLVTGIRTVGNGLVVCLRPHGDLPPVELPVSRRHTRILKDRLVRAPKQSWTAR
- a CDS encoding MmcQ/YjbR family DNA-binding protein, whose translation is MSESVIDRLRALCLALPEATERVSHGEPAWFVRRAPQFATLADHHHDDRLSFWAAAPAGAQQDWVRRDEERFFVPPYVGGRGWVGVYLDVPQDWRDLADIVEEAYRTVAPKTLIARLDAGE
- a CDS encoding sensor histidine kinase; its protein translation is MSRRGLLQWLRARQELTTPTERAVHTTLHTASLAAGSLRRGLDETSAQEAAPHLRLLTGAQALAIFDAAGHLLAWNGPHEALAEQLHDAASRAVDGERRVLVAYGGLVRSAGDHGVRALIAQPLLIEATGVVGVLGVVTTEDPGPGMLGAVTEVARYACSQIELADLDASRARLDRAEVRALRAQISPHFIYNALNTVASFVRTDPDRARELILEFADFTRYSFRSAGEYTLLADELRNIDRYLTLERARFGDTLAVTLQVAPEVLNVVLPFLALQPLVENAVRHGISGKPEGGTVTIVAADEGTDCVISVEDDGIGMDPELLRSGSLDAVAESSGMKEAAHVGLANVDDRLRAAFGNDYGLVVETAPGAGTKVSMRVPKFRQGIRP